A single region of the Saprospiraceae bacterium genome encodes:
- a CDS encoding methyltransferase domain-containing protein — MSSGIHQTESQYIHGASPVEQQRLSMLNDLLNKACLKQMNLTTEGRILDVGSGLGQFTRLMAKSTLTPAYVIGIERSEEQLTQARQFAEIDKEKHLVSFRQGDATMLPLKAEEWGHFDLVHSRFVLEHVPDPSLVVAQMVAACRPGGRVVVADDDHDIFRLYPESPGFHELWTAYIRSYDRLGNDPFIGRRLVQLLQQAGLQNIRNTFIFFGDCSGNPTFEAFVDNIIGVINSAKEVILTNKLLAEVIFDQAIEALNLWKKRPDAALWYAMHWAEGLKSE; from the coding sequence ATGTCTTCAGGAATTCATCAAACGGAATCCCAGTATATCCACGGTGCTTCACCAGTGGAACAACAGCGCTTATCTATGTTGAATGACCTTTTGAATAAGGCCTGCCTAAAACAAATGAACCTTACAACCGAAGGTCGGATACTTGATGTTGGCAGTGGACTGGGACAATTCACTCGATTGATGGCAAAATCTACCCTTACACCTGCTTATGTTATAGGTATTGAACGAAGTGAAGAACAACTAACTCAAGCCAGACAATTTGCCGAAATAGACAAAGAGAAGCATCTGGTATCCTTCCGCCAAGGCGATGCTACGATGCTCCCTTTGAAAGCGGAAGAATGGGGTCATTTCGACCTTGTCCACTCCCGGTTTGTTTTAGAACACGTCCCTGATCCCTCCCTTGTTGTTGCGCAAATGGTAGCCGCCTGTCGCCCGGGAGGCAGGGTCGTCGTCGCAGATGATGACCATGACATTTTCCGCCTATATCCGGAATCACCTGGTTTTCATGAGCTTTGGACTGCCTATATTCGATCCTATGATCGATTGGGCAATGATCCTTTTATCGGCAGAAGGCTGGTGCAGCTTTTACAACAAGCTGGCCTTCAAAACATTCGCAACACTTTTATCTTTTTTGGAGACTGCTCAGGCAATCCCACTTTTGAAGCATTTGTTGACAATATTATAGGTGTTATTAACAGTGCAAAGGAGGTCATTCTGACCAACAAGTTATTAGCGGAAGTTATTTTCGATCAGGCAATTGAAGCCTTAAACCTGTGGAAAAAACGGCCGGATGCGGCACTGTGGTACGCTATGCATTGGGCTGAAGGATTGAAAAGCGAATAA
- a CDS encoding PQQ-binding-like beta-propeller repeat protein yields MQKTIFFILCVALCACQKAPENSLPEDTNWAYYLGGPDANHYSPLTQINRDNVKQLKQAWVYESGPIDSLGRTQIQCNPLIIDGVLYGSSPQLKFFALDAKTGKELWTFDPFSQEPYQQFGMGVNRGLCYWSDGVEKRILVTAKEYLYAIDANTGQSIPSFGKNGRVSLHEGLGENFDDYFIVANTPGIIYKDKIIQGARVSEATKAAPGHIRAFNVKTGELEWTFHTIPQPGELGYDTWPAEAWKTMGGANSWSGFSLDIERGMVFVPTGSASYDFYGGDRPGANLFANSVIALNANTGERIWHFQTVHHDMWDRDLPAPPNLVTVNHNGKKIDAVAQITKSAYVFLFDRETGEPLFPIEEVPVPPSKLNGEQAWPTQPIPTKPPPFARNRMQIEDVTTRTAEANTYVKTLLQQSVEGNPFIPPTLEGTIILPGFDGGGEWGGAAFDNAKGTMYVNASEMPWILQMIPHQTYEGNSMVEKGQSLYNIYCLACHGPEREGGNVYATVPSLIGLKDRLQEPAVLDIIANGKGVMPSFGHVAAADKEALVAFLLEKENTPAYRGGNAGREDWPYPYFMNGYTRFKDQDGYPAIQPPWGTLNAINLNTGEIAWKVTLGSHAELEATGMPPTGTENYGGPALTAGGLIFIAATMDHKIRAFDQDNGDLLWEADLPAAGFATPAVYAVGGKQYVVIACGGGKLGLPSGNSYVAFALED; encoded by the coding sequence ATGCAAAAGACAATTTTTTTTATACTCTGTGTTGCACTCTGCGCTTGCCAAAAGGCACCAGAAAACAGCTTACCAGAAGACACAAACTGGGCCTATTACCTCGGTGGCCCTGATGCTAACCATTATTCACCACTTACCCAAATCAACAGAGATAATGTCAAACAGCTAAAACAGGCCTGGGTCTATGAAAGTGGCCCTATCGATTCGCTCGGGCGAACGCAGATACAATGTAATCCACTCATTATTGATGGTGTTTTGTATGGCAGCTCCCCCCAACTCAAGTTTTTTGCACTGGATGCCAAAACAGGCAAAGAATTATGGACATTTGATCCTTTCTCTCAAGAGCCTTACCAGCAATTTGGGATGGGCGTAAACAGGGGCTTGTGCTATTGGAGTGATGGGGTGGAAAAGCGAATATTGGTGACAGCTAAAGAATACCTTTATGCGATAGATGCCAATACAGGCCAGTCTATTCCTTCCTTTGGTAAAAATGGACGTGTTAGTTTACATGAGGGGCTTGGTGAAAATTTTGACGATTATTTCATTGTGGCCAACACGCCCGGAATTATTTACAAAGATAAGATTATTCAAGGGGCCCGGGTGTCTGAAGCCACCAAGGCAGCACCGGGCCATATTCGTGCCTTTAATGTAAAAACTGGTGAATTGGAGTGGACTTTTCATACCATTCCACAACCAGGAGAATTGGGTTACGACACCTGGCCGGCAGAAGCCTGGAAAACCATGGGTGGTGCTAATTCCTGGTCTGGCTTTAGCCTTGATATTGAAAGAGGAATGGTGTTTGTTCCTACGGGATCAGCATCCTATGATTTTTATGGGGGAGATCGACCTGGCGCCAATTTATTTGCCAATTCGGTGATTGCCTTAAATGCAAATACCGGAGAACGCATCTGGCACTTCCAAACAGTACATCATGATATGTGGGATCGCGACCTTCCAGCGCCGCCCAATCTCGTCACCGTTAACCATAATGGAAAAAAGATCGACGCGGTGGCCCAGATCACTAAATCGGCCTACGTCTTTTTGTTTGATCGCGAAACGGGGGAACCGCTTTTCCCTATCGAAGAGGTCCCCGTTCCGCCATCGAAGCTGAATGGCGAACAAGCATGGCCCACACAACCTATCCCGACCAAACCGCCGCCATTTGCCCGTAATCGGATGCAAATAGAAGATGTCACGACTAGGACAGCAGAGGCAAATACTTATGTAAAAACCCTTTTACAACAAAGCGTAGAAGGAAACCCATTCATCCCACCAACTCTTGAAGGGACTATCATTCTCCCAGGCTTTGACGGTGGAGGAGAATGGGGAGGTGCTGCGTTCGACAACGCTAAGGGCACCATGTATGTCAATGCAAGCGAAATGCCCTGGATTCTACAAATGATCCCACATCAAACCTACGAAGGTAATTCGATGGTTGAAAAAGGGCAAAGTCTTTATAATATTTATTGCCTGGCCTGCCATGGCCCAGAACGAGAAGGAGGTAATGTCTATGCCACCGTTCCTTCTTTGATTGGCTTAAAAGATCGCCTTCAAGAACCTGCAGTGCTAGACATCATCGCCAATGGAAAGGGGGTAATGCCTTCTTTTGGTCATGTTGCTGCTGCTGACAAAGAAGCGCTTGTTGCCTTTCTGCTCGAAAAAGAAAACACCCCTGCCTATCGTGGCGGCAATGCAGGACGGGAGGATTGGCCCTATCCCTATTTTATGAATGGCTATACGCGTTTCAAAGACCAAGACGGCTATCCAGCTATCCAACCACCTTGGGGAACGCTAAATGCGATCAACCTCAATACGGGCGAAATCGCCTGGAAAGTCACGCTAGGAAGTCATGCTGAACTGGAAGCCACAGGCATGCCACCAACGGGGACCGAAAATTATGGTGGTCCGGCGCTTACCGCTGGCGGTCTAATTTTCATCGCAGCGACGATGGATCATAAAATCAGGGCTTTTGACCAGGATAATGGCGATTTGCTTTGGGAGGCAGATTTGCCTGCTGCTGGGTTTGCCACGCCTGCCGTGTACGCCGTCGGCGGAAAACAATATGTGGTAATTGCGTGTGGTGGCGGAAAATTGGGGTTACCCTCTGGCAATTCCTATGTTGCTTTTGCCTTAGAAGATTAA
- a CDS encoding serine hydrolase domain-containing protein, whose translation MRYSTLLVYLLFLLPQLVVGQAPTTAIAQSREIVKQIAKENQFPGVAVAVAVKGKIVWSEGFGYANIETAKKVNPGKSLFRIGSISKPFSAAALIKLVEEGKIDLDLPIQTYVPRFPEKDYPITLRQLAGHIAGIRHYEGTEFLSDKKYTSVTEGLDIFQHDPLLFEPGSKYSYSSYGWNLISAAIETAANQDFLSYMEKTVFEPLKLKHTMPDYADQEPPHRVHFYDLTDGKIVESPYVDNSYKWAGGGFLSTAKDLIRFAHGHIYGDYLKAGSLALLTTSQLTNDGKKTNYGIGWRSGEDKKGRQWFGHSGGSVGGTSYLIIYPKEEMVVVTLVNLSSARLNNLPFRIAEQFLSRL comes from the coding sequence ATGAGATATTCAACACTACTGGTATACTTACTTTTCCTGCTACCGCAATTGGTCGTAGGGCAGGCCCCAACCACTGCTATTGCCCAATCCCGCGAAATTGTCAAACAAATAGCTAAGGAAAATCAATTCCCAGGAGTAGCCGTGGCCGTGGCCGTAAAAGGCAAGATTGTTTGGTCGGAAGGTTTTGGTTATGCTAATATTGAGACGGCTAAAAAGGTTAATCCTGGTAAAAGCTTATTCCGAATCGGGAGTATTTCCAAGCCATTTTCCGCCGCAGCTTTGATCAAATTGGTGGAAGAAGGGAAAATTGACCTGGACCTCCCCATTCAAACCTATGTTCCCCGGTTTCCTGAAAAAGACTACCCTATTACCTTGAGGCAACTAGCCGGACATATTGCCGGGATCCGACATTACGAGGGAACTGAGTTTTTAAGTGACAAAAAATATACTTCGGTTACCGAAGGTTTGGACATATTCCAGCATGACCCGCTCTTATTTGAGCCAGGTAGCAAGTATTCCTATAGCAGCTATGGGTGGAACTTGATAAGCGCAGCTATTGAAACCGCCGCGAACCAGGATTTCTTAAGCTATATGGAAAAAACGGTTTTCGAGCCACTAAAATTAAAACATACGATGCCCGATTACGCGGACCAGGAACCACCTCATAGGGTTCATTTTTACGACCTGACAGACGGCAAAATAGTGGAATCCCCATATGTTGACAATAGCTATAAATGGGCCGGTGGCGGCTTCCTTTCTACGGCTAAAGATTTGATCCGATTTGCACATGGGCATATCTATGGCGATTACCTCAAAGCGGGAAGTTTGGCCTTACTCACCACTTCACAACTTACCAATGACGGCAAAAAAACCAATTATGGCATAGGCTGGCGCAGTGGAGAAGACAAAAAGGGCCGGCAATGGTTTGGTCACAGCGGAGGTTCGGTTGGTGGTACGAGCTATCTGATCATTTATCCCAAAGAAGAAATGGTCGTTGTTACCCTGGTCAATCTCAGTAGTGCCCGCCTAAACAACCTGCCTTTCCGGATTGCAGAGCAGTTTCTAAGCAGACTGTAG
- the rpoN gene encoding RNA polymerase factor sigma-54, with protein sequence MLRQTLSQKMLQKLSPQQIQLMKLLQVPTVALEQRIKEELEANPALDEGSNQEESSAFDEIEDPSMSNNDSQSEEDYQEESYDFDEYINDYIEDDPSSYKLRSDNYAEEEERTIPIAVENSFHDYLEEQLGLLALASEKEEAIAAQIIGSIDDDGYLRREPIAILDDLMFSQNVFAEEEEVLAVLAKIQRFDPPGIGARDLQECLRIQLQLRLDQEELLDDDQIKWLKCSIKIVSKYFDEFTKKHYDKLIRQLNISEGQLKYAIDEILKCNPKPASGYNSGNGRTGIQYIVPDFIIVNRDGELELTLNSKNAPDLRVNDQYRDMLKAYKVTTKGRRANRQEKEAVLFIKQKIDSARWFIDAIRQRQQTMYNTMYAILQYQYDFFLTGDQKKLRPMILKDVADITGLDISTVSRVANSKFVQTEFGTKRLKDFFSESLSTSEGEEVSTIEVKKILREVIDAENKKRPLSDEKLKDILQEKSYNIARRTVAKYREQLGVPVARLRKEL encoded by the coding sequence ATGCTTAGGCAAACATTAAGCCAGAAAATGCTTCAAAAGCTGTCGCCCCAACAGATTCAACTTATGAAGCTGTTGCAGGTGCCTACAGTAGCTTTGGAGCAGCGGATCAAGGAGGAGTTGGAGGCGAACCCTGCCTTAGATGAAGGATCAAACCAGGAAGAGTCCTCAGCGTTCGACGAGATAGAAGACCCTTCTATGAGTAACAATGATAGTCAAAGTGAAGAAGATTATCAAGAGGAGAGTTATGATTTTGATGAGTACATCAATGATTATATTGAAGATGACCCTTCTTCGTACAAGCTTCGTAGTGATAACTATGCTGAAGAAGAGGAAAGAACCATTCCTATTGCTGTAGAAAACTCTTTCCATGATTATTTAGAAGAACAGCTTGGCCTTTTAGCCTTGGCCAGTGAAAAAGAAGAAGCCATTGCCGCGCAGATAATTGGTAGTATTGATGATGATGGGTATTTGCGCCGAGAGCCCATTGCTATTTTGGATGATCTTATGTTTTCTCAAAATGTATTTGCAGAAGAAGAAGAAGTGTTGGCGGTTCTTGCCAAAATACAGCGGTTTGACCCTCCAGGCATTGGAGCAAGAGATTTGCAGGAATGCCTACGTATACAATTACAGCTAAGGTTGGACCAGGAAGAACTACTGGATGACGACCAAATTAAATGGCTTAAGTGCAGTATTAAAATCGTATCGAAATACTTTGACGAGTTTACCAAAAAGCATTATGATAAATTGATTCGGCAGCTAAATATTTCTGAAGGGCAACTCAAATATGCCATTGACGAAATATTGAAGTGTAATCCTAAGCCTGCTAGTGGTTACAACAGCGGGAATGGGCGAACAGGAATTCAGTACATCGTTCCTGACTTTATTATTGTCAACAGAGATGGAGAATTGGAGTTAACCCTAAACAGCAAAAACGCGCCAGATTTGCGGGTAAATGACCAATACCGCGACATGTTAAAGGCGTATAAGGTAACGACGAAGGGGCGCAGAGCGAATCGCCAAGAAAAAGAGGCGGTCCTATTTATTAAGCAAAAAATAGATTCGGCCAGGTGGTTTATTGACGCGATTAGGCAGCGCCAACAGACGATGTACAATACGATGTATGCTATTTTGCAATATCAATATGATTTCTTTCTAACCGGAGACCAAAAAAAATTGCGCCCGATGATCCTGAAAGATGTTGCTGATATAACAGGACTTGATATTTCAACGGTTTCTCGGGTGGCTAATAGCAAGTTTGTGCAAACAGAATTTGGGACTAAACGACTCAAGGATTTTTTCTCAGAGTCCCTTTCTACTTCCGAAGGGGAAGAAGTCTCTACCATCGAGGTCAAGAAAATTTTGCGCGAAGTGATTGATGCCGAAAACAAAAAGAGACCACTTTCTGACGAAAAACTTAAAGATATTCTGCAAGAGAAAAGTTATAACATCGCTCGGCGAACGGTTGCAAAATACAGAGAGCAACTGGGTGTACCCGTAGCCAGATTGCGTAAAGAACTTTAA
- a CDS encoding aminopeptidase P family protein gives MANEKTRLLSELQASMKKEGLSAYLIPSADPHQSEYVADYWKTRAYFSGFTGSAGILVVTPDHVGLWTDSRYFLQAEAQLKHSGITLHRQQVPHAPEHVAWLAEKLPAKAVVGFNGSLFTIAQVAYMKALWGPKRIKIKHNFNLEDKIWVKNRPALPKEPVFELSDEITGESRLQKLNRIADQLKQPNAGFQLITTLDDIAWTLNIRSQDVEFNPVCIAYLLVGHILSYLFVEEGKIRPDLKEKLLIDGIVLKPYDAIIPFLEQLGSKQNVLCDPETVSIRLFEAIPLRKQLLGSNIPRRLKAIKNETEIKHIKQAMIKDGIALTRLYRWLDQKLEQGTVTEFEVATQLSAFRAEQGDYYGESFAAIVGYMENGAIIHYRPEQNSCATIKNKGILLLDSGGQYLQGTTDITRTTALGAPTTEQKRHFTLVLKGHIALANVRFPAGTTGIQLDTLARQYLWQAGLNYGHGTGHGVGFFLNVHEPPQGFATSTTTSRGSTAFEAGMLTSNEPGFYKEKAYGIRIENLIVCVESPENEYGPFLAFDTVTLFPIDQSLIDNKLLNSAEIDWLNQYHRKVFDLLSPHLTATEVLWLKKQCQALK, from the coding sequence ATGGCAAATGAAAAAACACGCCTTCTTTCCGAGCTTCAGGCTAGCATGAAAAAAGAAGGTCTTTCGGCCTATCTAATCCCTAGCGCAGACCCCCACCAGAGTGAATATGTAGCTGATTATTGGAAAACACGCGCCTACTTTAGTGGGTTCACCGGCTCTGCTGGTATTTTAGTGGTCACACCAGATCATGTGGGGCTTTGGACAGACTCTCGTTATTTTTTGCAAGCGGAAGCACAGTTAAAACATTCAGGTATTACTTTACATCGACAACAGGTTCCGCATGCCCCAGAACATGTAGCCTGGCTAGCAGAAAAATTGCCAGCAAAAGCGGTCGTAGGTTTTAATGGCAGTTTATTTACCATTGCTCAAGTGGCATACATGAAAGCGCTGTGGGGACCCAAACGGATAAAAATTAAACATAATTTCAACCTGGAAGATAAAATCTGGGTGAAAAATCGCCCCGCCTTGCCCAAGGAGCCTGTTTTCGAATTATCCGATGAGATCACCGGGGAATCCCGCCTGCAAAAACTAAATCGAATTGCCGACCAACTCAAGCAACCTAATGCAGGTTTCCAACTCATCACTACCCTTGACGATATTGCCTGGACCCTGAATATTCGCTCACAGGATGTTGAGTTTAACCCAGTCTGTATTGCTTATTTACTCGTTGGCCATATTTTGTCCTATCTTTTTGTTGAAGAAGGAAAAATCCGCCCTGACTTGAAGGAAAAGCTATTGATCGATGGCATCGTTTTAAAACCTTATGACGCCATCATCCCATTTCTCGAGCAATTGGGCTCAAAGCAAAATGTCTTATGCGACCCCGAAACCGTCAGCATCAGGCTATTTGAAGCCATTCCTCTTCGCAAGCAATTGCTCGGTTCCAACATTCCCCGACGGCTAAAAGCTATTAAAAATGAAACAGAAATCAAGCATATAAAACAAGCTATGATAAAGGACGGTATTGCCCTAACCAGGCTCTACCGCTGGCTCGATCAAAAACTTGAACAGGGAACAGTGACGGAATTTGAAGTGGCTACTCAACTCAGTGCCTTCAGAGCAGAACAGGGTGATTATTACGGCGAAAGCTTTGCAGCCATCGTTGGTTACATGGAAAATGGCGCTATTATCCATTACCGACCTGAGCAAAATAGTTGTGCAACTATCAAAAACAAAGGTATTTTATTGCTTGATTCTGGCGGACAATACCTACAAGGCACCACAGACATTACCAGGACAACCGCTTTAGGAGCACCTACAACTGAACAAAAACGGCACTTTACCTTGGTGCTAAAGGGGCATATCGCATTGGCAAATGTTCGGTTTCCTGCTGGTACAACGGGCATACAATTGGATACCCTTGCTCGCCAATACCTCTGGCAAGCCGGTCTCAATTATGGTCATGGAACCGGCCATGGTGTAGGTTTTTTCTTAAATGTCCACGAACCGCCACAAGGGTTTGCCACTTCCACTACTACTTCCAGGGGAAGCACGGCTTTTGAAGCGGGAATGCTCACCTCAAACGAACCTGGTTTTTATAAAGAAAAAGCGTATGGTATTCGCATTGAAAACCTAATCGTTTGTGTTGAAAGTCCAGAGAATGAATATGGCCCCTTCTTAGCATTTGATACGGTTACTTTATTTCCCATTGACCAATCATTGATTGACAACAAGCTTTTAAATAGCGCAGAAATAGATTGGCTCAACCAGTACCATCGAAAAGTATTTGATTTATTGTCCCCTCATCTAACAGCGACAGAAGTGCTATGGCTCAAAAAACAATGTCAAGCTCTCAAATAA
- the rlmN gene encoding 23S rRNA (adenine(2503)-C(2))-methyltransferase RlmN, protein MISTTEKQDIRQLSLQALIDLLVGMGEPTFRAKQVYEWLWKKGARSFEEMTNLPKALRENLVANFAINAITIDKVQKSLDGTIKSRFRLHDGHLIESVLIPVPVDRRFTVCVSSQVGCSLTCKFCATGRMKRLRNLDAAEIYDQVVLVNQQAMEDFGHPLTNIVYMGMGEPLLAYRNVIESVELITSPNGLNMSPKRLTVSTAGIAKMIHKLADDDVKFNLALSLHAADDLKRNEIMPINEQNNLAVLMDSLSYFYRKTKNKISYEYIAFQDFNDSLEDAANLAKLCKTFPVKVNIIEYNPIDGAPFLKASEHRIDDFARYLRERDVMVTIRRSRGKDIDAACGQLANKG, encoded by the coding sequence ATGATTTCAACGACGGAAAAGCAAGACATCCGGCAGCTTTCGCTACAAGCTTTAATTGATTTGTTGGTGGGAATGGGCGAACCTACCTTTAGAGCTAAGCAGGTGTATGAGTGGCTCTGGAAAAAGGGTGCCCGCTCTTTTGAAGAAATGACAAACTTACCAAAAGCTTTGCGGGAAAACCTGGTGGCCAACTTCGCCATCAATGCCATTACTATTGATAAAGTACAAAAAAGCCTGGATGGGACGATTAAATCCCGTTTTCGTTTGCATGATGGCCACTTAATCGAATCTGTCTTGATTCCTGTTCCAGTTGACAGGCGATTTACCGTGTGTGTCTCTTCTCAAGTCGGCTGTAGCCTAACTTGTAAGTTTTGTGCCACAGGTCGGATGAAGCGCCTGCGCAATCTTGATGCAGCAGAAATTTACGACCAAGTTGTGCTGGTCAATCAACAAGCGATGGAAGACTTTGGACATCCTCTAACCAATATTGTCTATATGGGAATGGGTGAACCCTTGCTGGCTTATCGCAACGTTATAGAAAGTGTGGAGCTGATTACGTCCCCTAATGGTTTGAATATGTCACCCAAAAGGCTCACGGTGAGCACGGCCGGTATTGCCAAAATGATCCATAAACTGGCTGATGACGACGTCAAATTTAACCTGGCCTTATCCCTCCATGCTGCCGATGATCTCAAACGAAACGAAATCATGCCCATCAATGAGCAAAACAATTTAGCTGTGCTGATGGATTCACTTTCCTATTTCTATCGGAAAACAAAAAATAAGATTAGCTACGAATATATTGCTTTTCAAGATTTTAACGATAGCCTGGAGGATGCTGCCAACCTGGCAAAACTCTGCAAAACCTTTCCTGTAAAAGTCAATATCATAGAATACAATCCTATCGATGGCGCCCCATTCCTAAAAGCTTCTGAGCACCGTATCGACGACTTTGCTCGCTATTTGCGAGAAAGAGACGTGATGGTCACCATTCGCCGAAGTCGTGGCAAAGATATTGACGCGGCTTGTGGCCAATTGGCCAATAAGGGGTGA
- a CDS encoding PfkB family carbohydrate kinase → MSLLTVGTVAFDDIETPFGRAEKIVGGAATYIALSASYYTDDIKIVSVVGDDFPKEVLSLMENRGIDLEGLQIKGGEKSFFWAGKYHNNMNERDTLDTQLNVLATFDPVLPKSYQNAEYLMLGNLTPAIQKKVISQMQVRPKLVAMDTMNFWMDSAMEELLDVLKLIDVLLINDEEARQLSGEYSLVKAAKLIHGLGPKILVIKKGEHGALLFQNDDVFFAPALPLAEVFDPTGAGDTFAGGFMGYMASTDDLSFENMKRAVIYGSAMASFCVEKFGIERLKELTEDEITDRIVRFVQLVNFDAKI, encoded by the coding sequence ATGAGCTTATTAACCGTTGGTACTGTTGCATTTGATGATATTGAGACCCCTTTTGGCCGCGCTGAAAAAATTGTAGGTGGGGCTGCTACTTATATTGCATTGTCTGCTTCATACTACACAGATGATATCAAAATAGTTTCCGTAGTGGGGGATGATTTCCCTAAGGAGGTGCTTTCTCTTATGGAAAATAGAGGAATAGATTTAGAAGGATTGCAAATAAAAGGAGGCGAAAAATCTTTTTTCTGGGCGGGGAAATACCACAACAACATGAATGAAAGAGACACCCTTGATACCCAACTTAATGTATTGGCGACCTTCGACCCTGTTTTGCCAAAATCATACCAAAATGCGGAATACCTGATGTTAGGCAATCTGACACCAGCTATTCAGAAAAAAGTAATTTCGCAAATGCAGGTGCGGCCAAAGTTGGTGGCCATGGATACCATGAATTTTTGGATGGATTCGGCTATGGAAGAACTCCTGGACGTCCTTAAATTAATAGATGTCCTCCTTATCAATGATGAAGAAGCTCGGCAACTTTCAGGAGAATATTCCTTGGTAAAAGCCGCCAAACTGATACATGGACTAGGACCGAAGATACTGGTCATTAAAAAAGGGGAACATGGTGCCTTACTTTTTCAAAACGATGATGTTTTCTTTGCTCCTGCTCTTCCATTAGCGGAAGTATTTGATCCAACCGGAGCTGGCGATACCTTTGCCGGTGGTTTTATGGGATATATGGCTTCCACCGATGATTTGTCTTTTGAAAACATGAAAAGAGCGGTTATTTATGGCTCCGCTATGGCCTCTTTTTGCGTAGAAAAATTTGGCATCGAACGCCTGAAAGAATTAACAGAAGATGAAATTACAGATCGAATTGTCCGATTTGTACAACTGGTAAATTTTGACGCAAAAATCTAA
- a CDS encoding Fur family transcriptional regulator produces the protein MNKALNILTGNGLRKTAVRQGILEVFLDSDMAISQQHIEHKLENNFEKVDRITVYRTLKTFEQKGIIHKAIDGTPTPKYALCADDCTEHEHHDTHAHFHCDDCGKTYCIEEVEAPKIKAPKGFKVKSTHLIIHGICSDCCAV, from the coding sequence ATGAACAAAGCGCTGAATATATTGACAGGTAACGGTTTGCGAAAAACAGCAGTGCGGCAAGGAATATTGGAAGTCTTTCTGGATAGCGACATGGCCATTTCGCAGCAGCATATTGAGCATAAACTCGAAAACAACTTTGAGAAGGTCGACCGAATTACGGTCTACCGAACCCTAAAAACCTTTGAACAAAAAGGTATTATACACAAAGCCATTGATGGAACGCCAACCCCCAAATATGCCCTTTGTGCGGATGATTGTACAGAGCATGAACACCATGACACTCATGCCCATTTTCATTGTGATGATTGCGGAAAAACCTACTGCATAGAAGAGGTGGAAGCACCTAAGATCAAAGCACCCAAAGGATTCAAAGTGAAGTCAACCCATCTCATTATTCATGGCATATGCAGCGACTGTTGCGCTGTCTAA
- a CDS encoding T9SS type A sorting domain-containing protein — MKQTLLLFFLMIVFSALGFSQNSKDQLALNDFSKRIEIKVFPNPVTNHFSINNTNEVKEIIVFNMIGRAMKRYNYTAGEKYYVGDLPKGMYLIQFLGDKNKILTTQRVSKR; from the coding sequence ATGAAGCAAACTCTACTACTTTTTTTTCTAATGATCGTTTTTTCTGCACTTGGCTTTTCTCAAAATTCCAAAGATCAGTTAGCATTGAATGACTTCTCAAAGAGAATTGAAATAAAGGTCTTTCCTAATCCTGTAACCAACCATTTCAGTATCAATAATACGAACGAAGTAAAGGAAATTATCGTCTTTAATATGATTGGTCGCGCAATGAAGCGCTATAATTATACGGCAGGTGAAAAATATTATGTTGGCGACTTACCCAAAGGAATGTATCTCATCCAGTTTTTAGGTGATAAGAATAAGATTTTAACCACTCAACGCGTCAGCAAACGCTAA